A section of the Harmonia axyridis chromosome 2, icHarAxyr1.1, whole genome shotgun sequence genome encodes:
- the LOC123672286 gene encoding proton-coupled amino acid transporter 2-like isoform X2, with translation MSRTPISVSSSLPSRSISPTKIFSYVKGRQGPIRDRPGTSYCATLMHHVKGNIGTGIFAMGDAMKNGGLVMGPAGLTFLGFLNLYCQHQLVQAADQVAFNHDYNVKPDYAETVMVGFMDGPERTRNLCFFMKRLVNTFLIITEMGFCCVYLVFIGESLEKILAIYGIHDFSTRLLILFTVLPIWLLTLMNNLRVLVPASLVANIFTFAGLLITLYYNFVDIPDPWRLPLIADWHKIPLFFGTAIFSFEAIGLVLPMYNEMKNPKHFNTWYGVMNIGMTYVIVMNTVVGASSYIRWGEDIKASVTLNLPAEVEIKFGPFRFQYWVEVLFKTFLSAIAYILAETIPYLGEFISLVGAIGGTSLALVFPPLLELVTFYETIGCFGIFKNIVILAIGFTGIVTGTYAACNEIFLKFMESLH, from the exons ATGTCCAGAACTCCAATAAGTGTTTCCAGTAGTTTACCATCAAGAAGTATCTCGCCAACCAA AATCTTCTCATATGTCAAAGGGCGTCAAGGACCAATCAGAGACAGACCAGGAACTTC ATATTGTGCAACTTTGATGCATCATGTAAAAGGGAATATTGGAACTGGAATTTTTGCCATGGGAGATGCGATGAAAAACGGAGGTTTGGTCATGGGACCTGCTGGTCTAACCTTTTTAGGATTCCTTAATCTGTATTGCCAACACCAACTG GTGCAAGCAGCTGATCAAGTAGCTTTTAACCATGATTACAATGTGAAACCGGACTACGCAGAAACCGTGATGGTAGGATTCATGGATGGTCCTGAAAGAACGAGGAATCTTTGTTTCTTCATGAAAAGACTTGTGAATACTTTTCTGATCATTACTGAGATGGGATTCTGTTGTGTATATTTGGTTTTTATCGGGGAGAGCTTAGAAAAG ATTTTAGCGATATACGGTATTCATGACTTCAGTACGAGATTGTTAATATTGTTCACTGTTCTACCGATTTGGCTCTTGACTTTGATGAATAATCTAAGGGTGCTAGTTCCTGCTTCACTAGTGGCGAATATCTTTACATTCGCTGGCTTGCTGATCACTCTTTATTACAACTTTGTGGATATACCGGACCCGTGGAGATTGCCTCTGATTGCAGATTGGCACAAAATACCCTTGTTCTTTGGAACTGCAATATTTTCATTCGAAGCTATCGGATTG GTTCTTCCGATGTACAACGAAATGAAGAATCCTAAACATTTCAACACTTGGTATGGTGTGATGAACATTGGTATGACGTATGTCATCGTTATGAATACAGTGGTTGGAGCATCGTCATACATTCGATGGGGTGAAGATATAAAAGCAAGTGTGACACTTAATCTACCAGCAGAAGTAGAAAT AAAATTTGGACCGTTCCGGTTTCAATATTGGGTTGAAGTCTTATTCAAGACGTTCTTATCAGCAATAGCTT ATATCCTCGCTGAAACGATACCTTATCTTGGAGAGTTTATATCCCTTGTCGGTGCAATTGGTGGTACCTCGCTAGCACTGGTATTTCCACCTTTGCTGGAACTGGTAACTTTCTATGAGACCATCGGATGCTTTGGGATATTCAAGAACATTGTTATCTTAGCAATAGGTTTTACTGGAAttgtaacaggaacatatgCGGCATGTAACGAAATCTTTCTGAAATTTATGGAGAGTCTTCACTGA
- the LOC123672286 gene encoding proton-coupled amino acid transporter 2-like isoform X3: MSRTPISVSSSLPSRSISPTKIFSYVKGRQGPIRDRPGTSYCATLMHHVKGNIGTGIFAMGDAMKNGGLVMGPAGLTFLGFLNLYCQHQLVQAADQVAFNHDYNVKPDYAETVMVGFMDGPERTRNLCFFMKRLVNTFLIITEMGFCCVYLVFIGESLEKILAIYGIHDFSTRLLILFTVLPIWLLTLMNNLRVLVPASLVANIFTFAGLLITLYYNFVDIPDPWRLPLIADWHKIPLFFGTAIFSFEAIGLVLPMYNEMKNPKHFNTWYGVMNIGMTYVIVMNTVVGASSYIRWGEDIKASVTLNLPAEVEIYPR; encoded by the exons ATGTCCAGAACTCCAATAAGTGTTTCCAGTAGTTTACCATCAAGAAGTATCTCGCCAACCAA AATCTTCTCATATGTCAAAGGGCGTCAAGGACCAATCAGAGACAGACCAGGAACTTC ATATTGTGCAACTTTGATGCATCATGTAAAAGGGAATATTGGAACTGGAATTTTTGCCATGGGAGATGCGATGAAAAACGGAGGTTTGGTCATGGGACCTGCTGGTCTAACCTTTTTAGGATTCCTTAATCTGTATTGCCAACACCAACTG GTGCAAGCAGCTGATCAAGTAGCTTTTAACCATGATTACAATGTGAAACCGGACTACGCAGAAACCGTGATGGTAGGATTCATGGATGGTCCTGAAAGAACGAGGAATCTTTGTTTCTTCATGAAAAGACTTGTGAATACTTTTCTGATCATTACTGAGATGGGATTCTGTTGTGTATATTTGGTTTTTATCGGGGAGAGCTTAGAAAAG ATTTTAGCGATATACGGTATTCATGACTTCAGTACGAGATTGTTAATATTGTTCACTGTTCTACCGATTTGGCTCTTGACTTTGATGAATAATCTAAGGGTGCTAGTTCCTGCTTCACTAGTGGCGAATATCTTTACATTCGCTGGCTTGCTGATCACTCTTTATTACAACTTTGTGGATATACCGGACCCGTGGAGATTGCCTCTGATTGCAGATTGGCACAAAATACCCTTGTTCTTTGGAACTGCAATATTTTCATTCGAAGCTATCGGATTG GTTCTTCCGATGTACAACGAAATGAAGAATCCTAAACATTTCAACACTTGGTATGGTGTGATGAACATTGGTATGACGTATGTCATCGTTATGAATACAGTGGTTGGAGCATCGTCATACATTCGATGGGGTGAAGATATAAAAGCAAGTGTGACACTTAATCTACCAGCAGAAGTAGAAAT ATATCCTCGCTGA
- the LOC123672286 gene encoding proton-coupled amino acid transporter 2-like isoform X1 — protein MSRTPISVSSSLPSRSISPTKIFSYVKGRQGPIRDRPGTSYCATLMHHVKGNIGTGIFAMGDAMKNGGLVMGPAGLTFLGFLNLYCQHQLVQAADQVAFNHDYNVKPDYAETVMVGFMDGPERTRNLCFFMKRLVNTFLIITEMGFCCVYLVFIGESLEKILAIYGIHDFSTRLLILFTVLPIWLLTLMNNLRVLVPASLVANIFTFAGLLITLYYNFVDIPDPWRLPLIADWHKIPLFFGTAIFSFEAIGLVLPMYNEMKNPKHFNTWYGVMNIGMTYVIVMNTVVGASSYIRWGEDIKASVTLNLPAEVEILAQLVVILIAISVAFTYILQMYVAFMIMFPWIYRKFGPFRFQYWVEVLFKTFLSAIAYILAETIPYLGEFISLVGAIGGTSLALVFPPLLELVTFYETIGCFGIFKNIVILAIGFTGIVTGTYAACNEIFLKFMESLH, from the exons ATGTCCAGAACTCCAATAAGTGTTTCCAGTAGTTTACCATCAAGAAGTATCTCGCCAACCAA AATCTTCTCATATGTCAAAGGGCGTCAAGGACCAATCAGAGACAGACCAGGAACTTC ATATTGTGCAACTTTGATGCATCATGTAAAAGGGAATATTGGAACTGGAATTTTTGCCATGGGAGATGCGATGAAAAACGGAGGTTTGGTCATGGGACCTGCTGGTCTAACCTTTTTAGGATTCCTTAATCTGTATTGCCAACACCAACTG GTGCAAGCAGCTGATCAAGTAGCTTTTAACCATGATTACAATGTGAAACCGGACTACGCAGAAACCGTGATGGTAGGATTCATGGATGGTCCTGAAAGAACGAGGAATCTTTGTTTCTTCATGAAAAGACTTGTGAATACTTTTCTGATCATTACTGAGATGGGATTCTGTTGTGTATATTTGGTTTTTATCGGGGAGAGCTTAGAAAAG ATTTTAGCGATATACGGTATTCATGACTTCAGTACGAGATTGTTAATATTGTTCACTGTTCTACCGATTTGGCTCTTGACTTTGATGAATAATCTAAGGGTGCTAGTTCCTGCTTCACTAGTGGCGAATATCTTTACATTCGCTGGCTTGCTGATCACTCTTTATTACAACTTTGTGGATATACCGGACCCGTGGAGATTGCCTCTGATTGCAGATTGGCACAAAATACCCTTGTTCTTTGGAACTGCAATATTTTCATTCGAAGCTATCGGATTG GTTCTTCCGATGTACAACGAAATGAAGAATCCTAAACATTTCAACACTTGGTATGGTGTGATGAACATTGGTATGACGTATGTCATCGTTATGAATACAGTGGTTGGAGCATCGTCATACATTCGATGGGGTGAAGATATAAAAGCAAGTGTGACACTTAATCTACCAGCAGAAGTAGAAAT TTTAGCTCAATTAGTTGTAATACTCATAGCAATCTCTGTTGCTTTCACCTACATTCTACAAATGTATGTTGCATTCATGATTATGTTTCCATGGATATATAGAAAATTTGGACCGTTCCGGTTTCAATATTGGGTTGAAGTCTTATTCAAGACGTTCTTATCAGCAATAGCTT ATATCCTCGCTGAAACGATACCTTATCTTGGAGAGTTTATATCCCTTGTCGGTGCAATTGGTGGTACCTCGCTAGCACTGGTATTTCCACCTTTGCTGGAACTGGTAACTTTCTATGAGACCATCGGATGCTTTGGGATATTCAAGAACATTGTTATCTTAGCAATAGGTTTTACTGGAAttgtaacaggaacatatgCGGCATGTAACGAAATCTTTCTGAAATTTATGGAGAGTCTTCACTGA